The proteins below are encoded in one region of Syntrophotalea carbinolica DSM 2380:
- a CDS encoding DUF502 domain-containing protein, translated as MARVSVLKRFLRKKLRRYFFAGLLVLVPVGLTIVVVRWIVSLMDGLLVRMLPLRWQPEQLFGFAVPGLGVVLTFLLIIFTGVLATNYFGHKLVRASEKLVYRIPLVKGIYTLFKQVADTVLSSDRQGFRKVVLIEYPRKGLWSIGFVTGVSEGELQRITARRVINVFIPTTPNPTSGYYILVPEEDTCVLGMTVEEAFKLIVSGGMVSPPDRYKGVPVAGAAASSFPSEDGR; from the coding sequence ATGGCTCGCGTATCGGTTCTGAAACGTTTTTTACGGAAAAAACTGCGTCGCTATTTTTTCGCCGGCCTGCTGGTGCTGGTGCCGGTAGGACTGACCATCGTCGTGGTGCGATGGATTGTCAGCCTGATGGACGGCTTGCTGGTGCGCATGCTGCCGCTGCGCTGGCAACCCGAGCAGCTGTTCGGATTTGCGGTGCCCGGCCTCGGCGTGGTATTGACTTTCCTGCTGATTATTTTTACCGGCGTGCTGGCTACCAACTATTTCGGGCACAAGCTGGTGCGTGCTTCCGAAAAACTGGTCTACCGCATTCCCCTGGTCAAGGGGATCTATACCCTGTTCAAGCAGGTGGCCGACACGGTTCTCAGCAGCGATCGCCAGGGATTTCGCAAGGTTGTTCTCATCGAATACCCGCGCAAGGGCCTCTGGTCCATCGGCTTCGTTACCGGTGTCAGCGAGGGTGAGCTGCAGCGCATCACGGCGCGGCGGGTGATCAACGTTTTTATACCGACCACCCCCAATCCGACCTCGGGCTATTACATCCTGGTGCCGGAGGAAGACACCTGCGTACTCGGGATGACGGTGGAAGAAGCTTTCAAGCTGATCGTCTCCGGCGGCATGGTGTCGCCGCCCGATCGCTATAAGGGCGTTCCCGTCGCAGGCGCTGCGGCCAGCAGCTTCCCGTCAGAGGATGGTCGGTAA
- a CDS encoding helix-turn-helix transcriptional regulator, with the protein MYKLLRIKQIIGDPKATPPIEPIIPVCRATVYRRISDGTWPKPVRLGPRTVAFREQDIRAIANGEWVPENA; encoded by the coding sequence ATGTACAAATTATTGCGCATTAAACAAATCATCGGAGATCCGAAGGCAACGCCACCGATTGAACCAATCATACCTGTGTGCCGGGCGACAGTTTATCGACGCATAAGTGATGGAACCTGGCCTAAACCTGTAAGGCTCGGCCCCAGAACGGTTGCATTCAGGGAGCAGGATATACGAGCCATTGCTAACGGTGAATGGGTGCCTGAAAACGCCTGA
- the smpB gene encoding SsrA-binding protein SmpB, protein MGIKIIANNKKAYHDYFIDEVLEAGMVLLGTEVKSLRLGKANLKDAFCRIMGGELYVNNLHISPYEFGNRENADPTRARKLLVHRAELDKLARKVDEKGLSLVPTKLYFKEGRVKIEIGIARGKKLHDKRQTLKSKEADREMARALRDRH, encoded by the coding sequence ATGGGTATTAAAATCATTGCAAATAACAAAAAAGCCTACCACGACTATTTCATAGACGAGGTTCTGGAAGCCGGCATGGTGCTGCTCGGTACCGAGGTTAAATCGCTGCGCCTGGGCAAGGCCAATCTTAAGGATGCCTTCTGTCGCATCATGGGCGGAGAGTTGTACGTCAACAATCTGCATATCAGCCCCTACGAATTCGGCAACCGCGAAAATGCGGATCCGACCCGTGCCCGCAAGCTGTTGGTGCATCGCGCCGAACTCGACAAACTGGCGCGTAAAGTCGATGAAAAGGGACTTTCCCTGGTGCCGACCAAGCTCTATTTCAAGGAAGGGCGGGTCAAGATCGAAATTGGTATCGCCCGCGGTAAAAAACTGCATGATAAACGCCAAACCCTTAAGAGCAAAGAGGCCGATCGCGAAATGGCCCGCGCCCTGCGCGACCGGCATTAA
- a CDS encoding SoxR reducing system RseC family protein has protein sequence MMQETGTVVELRGCHVAMVLCRKSTFCAGCAAMGLCHVGDDGRSMLVETHNVLGAVVGDKVRLASRAGQFLLASFLLYVVPLLALIGGAVLGEIIGAFYTLRIDPNLLAAIFGLSFLVGSFFIIRIGSRAIPRGTFMPEIIEILPGEECSEEQHGY, from the coding sequence ATGATGCAGGAAACTGGAACCGTCGTCGAACTTCGCGGATGCCATGTGGCCATGGTGCTTTGCCGCAAGAGCACCTTTTGTGCGGGCTGTGCTGCCATGGGGCTCTGTCATGTCGGCGATGACGGGCGTTCCATGCTGGTGGAGACTCATAATGTGCTCGGTGCCGTGGTCGGCGACAAGGTGCGGCTGGCCAGTCGCGCCGGGCAGTTCCTGCTGGCGTCCTTTCTGCTCTATGTGGTGCCGCTGCTGGCCCTGATCGGCGGCGCTGTGCTGGGCGAGATTATCGGCGCCTTTTATACGTTACGCATCGACCCCAATCTGCTGGCGGCGATATTCGGCCTAAGCTTTTTGGTGGGATCTTTTTTCATCATCCGCATAGGGAGCCGCGCCATTCCGCGCGGGACTTTTATGCCGGAAATCATCGAAATACTGCCCGGCGAGGAGTGCAGCGAAGAACAACATGGGTATTAA
- a CDS encoding phage baseplate assembly protein V, producing MITFVRKMQRSITHRVMLMIGRAVVRAVNDGPKIQELQVSLLTDELRGAIQYFQQFGHCAVPLPGAQAAVVFPGGDRSHGIAVSVDDGRYRPHLDPGESCLYNSEGVVIKLLAGKTVAITGATRVDIDADLHVTGDIYDGVRTMAADRDIYNSHKHPENDSGGPTDTPDQEM from the coding sequence ATGATAACTTTCGTACGGAAAATGCAGCGCTCCATTACTCATCGCGTCATGCTCATGATCGGGCGGGCTGTGGTGCGTGCTGTTAACGATGGTCCGAAGATACAGGAGCTTCAAGTATCTCTGCTCACCGATGAACTGCGCGGCGCCATCCAGTATTTTCAGCAGTTCGGCCATTGCGCGGTTCCGCTACCTGGTGCGCAGGCAGCAGTTGTTTTCCCCGGTGGCGACCGCAGCCATGGCATAGCGGTATCTGTTGACGATGGCAGATACCGTCCGCACCTCGATCCAGGCGAGTCCTGTCTGTATAACTCCGAAGGTGTGGTGATTAAGCTGCTGGCAGGTAAAACCGTGGCGATAACCGGAGCCACGCGGGTGGACATAGATGCAGACCTGCACGTTACCGGGGATATTTACGATGGCGTGAGGACTATGGCGGCCGACCGTGATATTTACAACAGCCACAAACATCCTGAAAACGACAGCGGCGGCCCGACAGATACGCCGGATCAGGAGATGTAG
- a CDS encoding tyrosine-type recombinase/integrase, with product MAKSIKPLSATKVKKAKPAEKQYTLFDGQGLFLLVTPTGSKLWRFKYRLNGKPKLMSFGAYPEVSLEQAREKRTAARKQVANGIDPCVVRRAVKESQAAGEGSFEVVAREWHQKFSSTWSESHAKTQLGRMERDLFPWLGDRPIVEITSPELLAVLRRIESRGALETAHRVKTICGQIFRYAIATGRAERDPAADLKGALPPVQATHHAAMTKPGDLADLLRTIDAYEGSHVVRCALRFAPLVFVRPGELRQAEWSEFDLDAGEWNIPVERMKLPKKTKIRRAGEAHLVPLSKQAVEILRDLQPLTGDGLYVFPSVRSAGRPMSDNTINAALRRLGYSKDEATGHGFRATARTILDEVLQVRPDLIEHQLAHSVRDPLGRAYNRTSFLPERREMMQLWADYLDGLKAGAKVIPISKRTASK from the coding sequence ATGGCTAAAAGCATTAAACCGTTATCCGCTACGAAAGTGAAGAAAGCGAAGCCAGCCGAAAAGCAGTACACCCTTTTTGATGGTCAAGGGCTGTTTCTGCTGGTGACACCAACTGGTAGTAAGCTGTGGCGCTTCAAGTATCGTTTGAATGGTAAGCCGAAGCTGATGTCTTTCGGGGCATATCCCGAGGTCAGTCTGGAGCAGGCCAGGGAAAAGCGCACCGCAGCAAGGAAGCAGGTTGCCAACGGTATTGATCCTTGTGTGGTGCGGAGGGCTGTTAAAGAATCGCAGGCTGCCGGTGAAGGTAGTTTTGAGGTTGTAGCCAGGGAATGGCACCAGAAATTTTCGTCAACATGGTCTGAATCTCACGCCAAAACCCAACTTGGACGAATGGAGCGTGACCTGTTCCCATGGTTGGGAGATCGTCCAATTGTCGAAATAACCTCACCTGAGTTGTTGGCCGTATTGCGCCGGATCGAGTCACGCGGAGCTTTGGAAACAGCCCACAGGGTAAAAACTATCTGCGGTCAGATATTCCGTTATGCAATAGCAACGGGTAGGGCAGAGCGCGATCCTGCCGCAGACCTCAAAGGAGCTTTGCCTCCAGTGCAGGCGACCCATCATGCCGCCATGACGAAACCTGGCGATCTGGCCGACCTGCTTCGTACAATTGACGCTTATGAAGGGTCACACGTGGTCCGCTGTGCTTTGCGTTTCGCCCCTCTGGTATTTGTCCGGCCAGGGGAATTGAGACAGGCTGAATGGTCTGAGTTCGACCTTGATGCAGGGGAGTGGAACATACCTGTTGAGCGCATGAAGCTGCCGAAAAAAACCAAAATACGACGTGCCGGTGAAGCGCACCTTGTCCCGTTGTCGAAACAGGCTGTGGAGATCCTGCGGGATCTGCAACCTCTGACCGGGGATGGTCTATACGTGTTCCCATCGGTGCGATCTGCTGGCAGGCCGATGAGCGACAACACCATAAATGCCGCCTTGCGTCGTCTTGGATATTCAAAAGACGAAGCAACAGGTCACGGTTTTCGAGCCACTGCGCGAACGATCCTTGATGAAGTGCTACAGGTTCGCCCCGATCTGATCGAGCACCAGCTGGCGCACAGTGTACGTGATCCTCTCGGGAGGGCATACAACCGCACAAGTTTTCTACCCGAGCGCCGGGAAATGATGCAGCTATGGGCCGACTACCTCGACGGCCTGAAAGCAGGTGCCAAGGTGATACCGATTTCAAAGCGCACTGCATCCAAATAA
- the panD gene encoding aspartate 1-decarboxylase, with amino-acid sequence MKRKMLKSKIHRATVTGADLHYEGSITIDSELMKQADILPYEAVDIWNVTYGTRFQTYAIEGQPGSGVICINGAAARMVSKGDMVIIASWIDIDADKAAAYEPKLVFVDDKNVPTTQKSENPGQGSLRNAI; translated from the coding sequence ATGAAACGGAAAATGCTCAAATCCAAGATTCACCGCGCCACTGTGACCGGCGCCGACCTGCACTACGAAGGTAGTATCACCATCGACTCCGAACTGATGAAACAGGCCGATATCCTGCCTTACGAAGCCGTCGATATCTGGAATGTCACCTATGGCACCCGTTTTCAGACCTACGCCATAGAAGGACAGCCCGGTAGCGGCGTGATCTGCATCAACGGCGCCGCGGCGCGGATGGTTTCCAAGGGCGACATGGTGATTATCGCCAGCTGGATCGATATCGATGCCGACAAGGCTGCGGCTTACGAGCCGAAGCTGGTGTTTGTCGACGATAAAAACGTTCCCACCACGCAAAAAAGCGAAAATCCCGGGCAGGGCAGCCTGCGTAACGCTATCTGA
- a CDS encoding Fic family protein, which yields MSNQHPYQPPYTITPAIVNFIAKISEVTGRLTVIAENAKALRLRRINRVRTIHSSLAIEGNTLSEAQITAILDGKRVIAPPREVQVVKNALFAGLPVESLIFEHQAEYYQAIQESTRQTDSAPFIAFMLRMILDTLITSAPQVRPQVTPQVSGLLTTIQGEMGREALQSALGLSDRKSFRERYLKPALADGLIEMTLPDKPNSRLQKYRLTAKGRQWLVQHGER from the coding sequence ATGAGCAACCAACACCCATACCAACCTCCCTACACCATTACTCCGGCCATCGTAAATTTTATCGCCAAGATCAGCGAAGTTACGGGGCGTCTGACCGTTATTGCTGAAAACGCCAAAGCTTTGCGGCTGCGGCGTATCAACCGTGTACGCACCATCCATAGTTCGCTGGCCATCGAGGGCAACACGCTGAGCGAGGCGCAGATCACCGCAATTCTGGACGGCAAACGGGTGATCGCACCGCCTCGCGAGGTGCAAGTAGTTAAAAACGCCCTGTTCGCCGGCCTCCCGGTGGAAAGCCTGATCTTCGAGCACCAGGCCGAGTATTATCAAGCCATTCAGGAGAGCACCCGGCAGACCGACTCCGCGCCTTTCATTGCCTTCATGCTGCGGATGATTCTGGATACTCTGATCACCTCCGCCCCCCAAGTCAGACCTCAAGTCACCCCCCAAGTCAGCGGGTTGCTGACAACGATCCAAGGCGAAATGGGTCGTGAGGCGCTGCAATCCGCCCTGGGTCTTTCTGACCGTAAATCCTTCCGCGAGCGCTACCTCAAACCCGCTCTGGCCGATGGCTTAATCGAGATGACCCTTCCCGACAAGCCCAACAGCCGCCTGCAAAAATACCGTCTTACCGCCAAAGGTCGCCAGTGGCTGGTACAGCATGGAGAAAGATAA
- a CDS encoding phage baseplate assembly protein, producing the protein MGSEIVKLTTGGRIYQGWTSISITRSIEAISGRFSLGLTDRWQGQDTPWPILPGAECTVKIGDDTVITGRVDSIAPRYDANSHTNSASGRDRTGQMVDCSAVHSPGDWANIRLERLAAILAEPFGISVKTEVDTGAPIQLVKIQPGETSFEALDRHCRFCGVLPVSDGQGGLILTRPGKTRCSTALIQGQNVKSASLIDDIIDRFRTYVVRGSQPSTDFIAPEQAFAVDGRASDVGVPSGRTLIVLPENSVDIAAAKKRAQWEATVRAARAVSAQVTVQGWRQGNGELWPVNALVNVDLPWLRLSGDMLITELTHTLDESGTQTTLTLRRPDAFIPKPTVPEDLDPLALI; encoded by the coding sequence ATGGGATCTGAGATTGTAAAACTCACCACTGGTGGCCGAATATACCAGGGCTGGACCAGCATATCGATCACCCGCAGCATTGAAGCCATATCCGGCAGGTTTTCACTCGGTCTTACCGATCGCTGGCAGGGGCAAGACACGCCATGGCCGATACTGCCAGGCGCTGAGTGTACCGTAAAGATCGGCGACGATACCGTTATCACAGGGCGGGTTGACTCGATCGCCCCGCGCTACGACGCGAACAGCCATACGAACAGCGCCAGTGGCCGCGACCGAACCGGCCAGATGGTGGACTGTTCGGCAGTTCATAGCCCTGGCGATTGGGCAAACATCAGGCTTGAACGTCTGGCCGCGATTCTGGCAGAGCCGTTCGGAATCTCGGTTAAAACCGAAGTCGATACCGGCGCTCCTATCCAGTTGGTTAAAATTCAACCAGGCGAAACCTCTTTCGAGGCATTGGACCGGCATTGCCGTTTCTGCGGGGTTCTGCCTGTTTCTGATGGTCAAGGTGGCTTGATACTAACTAGGCCGGGGAAAACCAGATGTAGCACTGCATTAATCCAGGGCCAGAATGTGAAATCTGCCAGCCTGATTGACGACATCATCGACCGTTTCCGCACGTATGTCGTCCGTGGCAGTCAACCGAGTACCGATTTTATTGCCCCTGAACAGGCGTTTGCAGTAGATGGCCGCGCCAGCGACGTGGGAGTACCCTCTGGCCGGACCTTGATTGTTCTTCCGGAAAACTCCGTTGATATCGCCGCAGCGAAAAAACGCGCCCAATGGGAGGCGACTGTCAGAGCCGCTAGGGCCGTATCAGCACAGGTGACAGTTCAGGGATGGCGACAGGGCAATGGGGAGTTGTGGCCGGTCAATGCACTGGTGAATGTCGATCTGCCGTGGCTGCGACTGTCTGGGGATATGCTGATAACGGAGTTGACCCACACGCTGGATGAATCGGGGACGCAGACCACACTGACGCTGCGGAGGCCGGATGCCTTTATACCGAAACCGACTGTGCCCGAAGATCTGGACCCGTTGGCATTAATCTGA
- a CDS encoding amidohydrolase family protein, with product MASAETMIFRARYLLPMSGPCVENGALLVRDGRIVEVGNDRSLKAWGDAGETVDFGEAILLPPMANAHTHLELTHVPYWDAFGQDREIAGFTDWMLRLIGVLRGVPQEEFGVSLRDGIRRSIRYGTGAIGDILSRIHARDAYVSTPLRGRLFLEALGLDAGRNRQTLDVLSNLLDQPAPGKMIYGLAPHSIYTVSADFLQQLFELASQRHLMQSMHVAESPEEVSLIRDGDGPFAERLYPQVGWGDRIPPARGLTPVHWLAQHRLLKAGDLLVHGVHVSAEEIELLADAGVYVVLCPRSNHRLGVGKAPVAAYRAAGVPLVLGTDSLASCDSLSVWDEVAFARQCFGEDLDAASLLEMATYYGACALGLAGEMGALAPGYGAHFQVLRPAQLPSLPDLPDFLCRPGRTDEVDALFLDGKPCNPSMASL from the coding sequence ATGGCGAGCGCCGAAACGATGATTTTCAGGGCCCGGTATCTGCTTCCCATGAGCGGGCCGTGCGTGGAAAACGGCGCGTTGCTGGTGCGCGACGGACGCATTGTCGAGGTCGGCAACGATCGCAGCCTGAAAGCCTGGGGCGATGCAGGGGAAACCGTCGATTTCGGCGAAGCCATATTGCTGCCGCCCATGGCCAACGCTCATACTCACCTGGAACTGACCCACGTTCCCTATTGGGACGCTTTCGGTCAAGACCGGGAAATTGCCGGTTTTACCGACTGGATGCTGCGTCTTATCGGGGTGTTGCGGGGCGTTCCGCAGGAAGAGTTCGGCGTATCCCTGCGCGATGGCATCCGACGATCGATCCGCTATGGTACCGGTGCCATCGGCGATATCCTTTCCCGAATCCATGCCAGAGACGCCTATGTGAGCACGCCGCTGCGGGGGCGCCTGTTTCTGGAAGCGCTGGGGCTCGACGCCGGGCGCAACCGGCAAACCCTCGACGTTCTGAGCAACCTTCTGGATCAGCCGGCCCCCGGGAAAATGATCTACGGTCTGGCACCGCATTCCATCTATACGGTGTCCGCCGATTTTCTGCAGCAATTATTCGAGCTGGCATCGCAGCGGCACCTTATGCAGTCGATGCATGTCGCCGAATCTCCCGAAGAGGTCTCTTTGATAAGGGATGGCGACGGTCCCTTTGCCGAACGCTTATATCCCCAGGTCGGATGGGGCGACAGGATTCCCCCGGCCCGGGGCCTGACGCCGGTCCATTGGTTGGCGCAGCATCGCTTGCTGAAAGCCGGCGATCTGCTGGTGCATGGCGTGCATGTGTCCGCCGAAGAGATTGAACTCCTTGCCGATGCGGGGGTGTACGTGGTGCTTTGTCCCCGTTCCAATCATCGGCTCGGTGTCGGTAAAGCCCCGGTGGCCGCCTATCGGGCCGCAGGGGTGCCGCTGGTGCTGGGTACCGACAGTCTGGCCAGCTGCGACAGCCTTTCCGTCTGGGACGAAGTGGCTTTTGCCCGACAGTGCTTCGGCGAGGATCTCGACGCGGCCAGTTTGCTGGAAATGGCGACCTATTACGGGGCTTGCGCTTTGGGGCTGGCCGGGGAAATGGGCGCTTTGGCACCCGGTTACGGCGCACATTTCCAGGTATTGCGACCTGCGCAATTGCCGTCTCTGCCCGATCTCCCAGACTTTTTGTGCCGTCCCGGGCGTACCGATGAGGTGGACGCGCTGTTTCTCGATGGCAAACCTTGCAATCCTTCCATGGCCTCTTTATAA
- a CDS encoding S49 family peptidase: MKNAKFAGRIFNTPLMIAEEKLNVLLHVLGPRFDLDLDNLPAIEAREVAESERNRAGYVVRNGTAIIGIQGTLVHKSGYLDALSGLSSYESLRSSFDLALEDDAVRRIIFDVDSPGGEVTGCFDLADHIYQSRGKKPITAVVNESCYSAAYALASAADKIILPRTGGAGSIGVILAHVDQSGFNEKNGLAVTHIFAGAHKADFSPHHALSEEAKTRLQGMVNETYSLFVSTVSRNRNMSAEAVRKTEACIYIGSKAVAAGLADQVAAVDRYLSGSGGSSTPLRMEAAEPAIAIDKATESERAMFGSQARKDAELLTAKEPAAASFDKIAADAYFKREKTRQEYTQTVEEQPQEQQPPAAQSSHVVVEKDRLAAIAARIYGPEA, encoded by the coding sequence ATGAAAAACGCAAAATTCGCCGGGCGGATATTCAACACGCCCTTGATGATCGCCGAAGAAAAATTAAACGTGCTGTTGCACGTGCTTGGCCCACGCTTCGACCTGGACCTGGATAACCTGCCAGCCATCGAGGCGCGAGAGGTTGCCGAATCCGAGCGAAACCGTGCCGGGTACGTGGTGCGCAACGGGACCGCTATCATCGGCATTCAGGGTACGTTGGTTCACAAATCGGGATACCTCGACGCTCTCAGCGGTTTAAGCAGTTATGAATCCCTGCGGAGTTCTTTCGACCTGGCCCTTGAGGATGACGCCGTGCGCCGGATCATCTTCGATGTTGATTCCCCTGGCGGTGAAGTTACCGGTTGTTTCGACCTGGCAGACCATATCTACCAGAGCCGAGGCAAAAAGCCGATAACCGCTGTGGTGAATGAGTCCTGCTACAGCGCCGCGTATGCCTTGGCCAGTGCTGCCGACAAGATTATCCTCCCCCGCACTGGTGGGGCCGGGTCCATTGGGGTCATCTTGGCACATGTGGATCAGAGCGGGTTCAACGAGAAAAACGGCCTTGCGGTTACGCATATTTTCGCTGGCGCACACAAGGCTGATTTTTCGCCGCATCACGCCTTGAGCGAGGAAGCAAAGACCCGCTTGCAGGGGATGGTTAATGAAACATATTCGTTGTTTGTCTCGACCGTCTCCCGCAACCGCAACATGAGTGCCGAGGCCGTCAGAAAGACTGAGGCCTGTATTTACATCGGCTCCAAGGCTGTGGCGGCAGGTCTGGCCGATCAGGTCGCAGCCGTGGACAGGTATCTGTCCGGATCAGGGGGTAGCAGCACCCCGCTCCGCATGGAGGCAGCAGAACCGGCCATCGCCATCGATAAAGCCACCGAGAGCGAGCGGGCCATGTTCGGTTCACAGGCCCGGAAGGATGCCGAGTTGTTGACGGCGAAAGAGCCCGCAGCCGCGAGTTTCGATAAAATCGCCGCAGATGCCTACTTCAAGCGCGAAAAGACCCGGCAGGAATATACCCAGACCGTCGAGGAACAGCCGCAGGAACAGCAGCCGCCCGCAGCGCAGAGCAGCCATGTCGTAGTCGAGAAAGACCGGCTCGCAGCAATCGCAGCACGGATCTACGGACCCGAGGCATAA
- a CDS encoding DUF4194 domain-containing protein codes for MMNVADTNPGYFAKPLHELSSVLVPLLKGVLYREDNPGLWGLLQKLQASVRDYVAVLGLELMLDEAEGYAFLRSRRDDEEDAPVAIPRLVARRQLSYPVSLLLALLRKKLAEFDAGGGDTRLILSRDEVVELVRIFLPAGSNEVKLIDQVDATLNKIAELGFIRRLRGQGQMIEVRRIIKAFVDAQWLADFDKRLAEYRQQIAEPPEETDV; via the coding sequence ATGATGAATGTTGCCGATACCAATCCGGGTTATTTTGCCAAACCGCTCCACGAACTCTCGTCTGTGCTGGTGCCACTGCTCAAGGGTGTGCTCTATCGGGAGGATAACCCAGGGCTGTGGGGTTTGCTTCAGAAGCTTCAAGCGAGTGTTCGGGATTATGTCGCCGTTCTCGGCCTGGAGTTGATGCTCGACGAGGCAGAGGGGTACGCTTTTTTGCGTTCCCGACGCGATGACGAAGAAGATGCTCCGGTAGCCATCCCACGCCTGGTTGCCCGGCGGCAGCTCTCCTATCCGGTCAGTTTGCTGCTTGCCCTTTTGCGGAAAAAACTGGCCGAGTTCGACGCTGGCGGTGGAGATACACGCCTGATTCTTTCTCGGGATGAGGTGGTGGAGTTGGTCCGGATTTTTCTTCCGGCGGGCAGCAACGAGGTAAAACTCATCGATCAGGTCGACGCTACCTTGAACAAGATCGCTGAACTGGGTTTTATTCGCCGCTTGCGGGGGCAGGGGCAGATGATTGAGGTTCGACGCATTATCAAGGCGTTTGTCGATGCTCAATGGCTCGCCGACTTTGATAAACGGCTGGCGGAATATCGGCAGCAAATAGCCGAACCACCGGAGGAAACGGATGTCTGA
- a CDS encoding DUF3375 domain-containing protein, which produces MALDYATLELLRQNHPAWRLLCAHHAPLVAGFLHRVFIVPNVRNLPQADLVEALEDELFALREQLGDEAFPGSAQSYLNDWAENDKGWLRKFYPAGTDEPHFDLTPATEKALVWLEGLTERAFVGTESRLLTLFELLRQMSEGSQTDPQVRIAELHKRRSDIDAEIARILAGDIPLLDDTGLKDRFQQFLQLARELLTDFREVEHNFRTLDRRVRERIALWDGSKGALLEEIMGERDAIADSDQGKSFRAFWDFLMSQSRQEELSRLLEQVLSLPPILAMCPESRLQRVHYDWLEAGEHTQRTVAKLSEQLRRFLDDQAWLENRRIMDILHSIENNALAVREAVPSGGFTTLSETSATVELPLERPLYRPPLKTLITEMALDEGDADVDTAALYAQVVVDRAELTRNIRQELQGRSQISLAEVVTRHPLRHGLAELVAYLQLAGEWPETVVDDEVQEKVSWQLGTGVMRQATLPRIILLRN; this is translated from the coding sequence ATGGCACTGGACTACGCCACATTAGAATTGCTCCGCCAGAACCATCCGGCCTGGCGGTTGTTGTGTGCTCATCACGCTCCGCTGGTGGCCGGTTTTCTGCACCGGGTGTTTATCGTGCCCAATGTTCGAAATCTACCACAGGCAGACCTGGTCGAGGCGCTGGAAGATGAGCTCTTCGCCCTGCGCGAGCAGTTGGGGGATGAAGCCTTTCCCGGATCCGCGCAAAGCTATCTCAACGATTGGGCTGAAAATGACAAGGGGTGGTTGCGGAAATTTTATCCGGCAGGGACGGACGAACCGCACTTTGATCTGACTCCAGCGACGGAGAAGGCTTTGGTTTGGCTGGAAGGGTTGACCGAGCGCGCATTTGTCGGCACTGAATCCCGTCTACTTACCTTGTTTGAGCTGTTGCGGCAGATGAGTGAGGGGAGCCAGACTGATCCGCAAGTGCGAATCGCTGAATTGCATAAGCGCCGCAGCGATATTGACGCGGAGATCGCCCGTATTTTGGCGGGTGATATTCCGCTTTTGGATGACACCGGTCTGAAGGATCGTTTTCAGCAGTTTTTGCAGCTGGCGCGGGAACTGCTGACCGACTTTCGCGAGGTAGAGCACAATTTCCGAACTCTCGATCGGCGGGTGCGCGAGCGCATTGCCCTTTGGGATGGATCCAAAGGGGCGCTGCTCGAGGAAATTATGGGCGAGCGCGATGCCATCGCCGATTCCGACCAGGGGAAAAGCTTTCGTGCCTTCTGGGATTTTCTGATGTCCCAGTCCCGGCAGGAAGAGTTGAGCCGCCTGCTGGAACAGGTCTTGTCCCTTCCGCCGATCCTTGCCATGTGTCCCGAATCCCGGCTGCAGCGCGTGCATTACGACTGGCTGGAAGCTGGAGAACACACCCAACGAACGGTGGCTAAGCTTTCCGAGCAGCTACGGAGGTTTCTCGACGATCAGGCCTGGCTGGAGAATCGCCGCATCATGGATATCCTGCACAGCATTGAAAACAACGCGTTGGCGGTACGCGAGGCGGTTCCTTCAGGGGGCTTTACGACTTTGTCAGAGACCTCCGCAACGGTCGAACTTCCCTTGGAACGACCTCTTTACCGGCCTCCGCTTAAAACTCTCATTACCGAGATGGCGCTTGATGAAGGGGACGCGGATGTGGATACGGCGGCTCTCTACGCACAGGTGGTGGTCGACCGGGCCGAGTTGACCCGCAATATTCGGCAGGAACTCCAGGGCCGCAGTCAGATCAGCCTTGCCGAGGTGGTGACCCGCCACCCGTTGCGTCACGGATTGGCCGAACTGGTTGCTTATTTGCAGCTGGCAGGTGAATGGCCTGAAACGGTCGTGGACGATGAGGTTCAGGAGAAGGTGAGCTGGCAGTTGGGGACTGGCGTTATGCGTCAGGCGACTTTGCCACGCATTATTTTGCTGAGGAACTGA